A part of Onthophagus taurus isolate NC chromosome 7, IU_Otau_3.0, whole genome shotgun sequence genomic DNA contains:
- the LOC139430413 gene encoding dynein light chain Tctex-type 5-B-like produces the protein MEAAKFANTYKLYSDKPFNVEKVTKILEEVLKEALENLTYDAEKVPNQAKWASSLIKDKVKEEEYDRYKIISFVTISEKRSQDMFFAYSFLWDPERDKHASFWHENNSVVGIACCFGLYYE, from the exons ATGGAG GCAGCAAAGTTTGCAAATACTTACAAATTATATTCAGATAAACCTTTTAATGTTGAAAAAGTTACGAAAATTTTGGAAGAAGTTCTTAAAGAAGcattagaaaatttaacttaTGATGCTGAAAAAGTCCCTAATCAAGCTAAATGGGCTTCTAGTCTTATAAAAGATAaagttaaagaagaagaatatgaTAG gTACAAAATAATATCATTCGTAACAATCAGCGAGAAACGATCCCAAGATATGTTTTTCGCTTATAGTTTCTTATGGGATCCAGAAAGAGACAAACACGCATCTTTCTGGCATGAAAATAACTCGGTTGTCGGTATAGCTTGTTGTTTTGGACtgtattatgaataa
- the LOC111415728 gene encoding neuronal acetylcholine receptor subunit non-alpha-2, translated as MHFILFISVFSINFDQISSIIYKENITDFSKCKTHFSSSQGKYTDFFQIINRESNSTQDLIVDFHFSVLAQSDAHILLTPSKRINNKDPVYEIVLGAGRNSYSSIRRALRTQIKSTIRHKSKLLSFYEPQSFWLHVSRNGLIEIGRETQYLPFLTWIDPDPIPLEYFSLSTWPGIEAKWFYDCYKIDVKEVGKVLSNRERLVEDYLKNYSIFDVPIFERDKKIDVFLNLKPIFMSLNEPERKLESRFILTQKWIDSKLQWNSTNYGNIQSIQPHIYQIWTPNTRFFSVVDDFEKSSKNTKLHVTQNGEVTLQANLELKTWCNPADLDDWPNDKHICIFPIGVFVDSNKINLHYDNGSSETNKTIKNLVYKTEWDIESVDFKNGYIENNEKIDFEIIYRLKKISCVYFTIYFAPIIIISIGTLLTFWVSPLGGLKITLACFNLVLVTLIFVTIAISLPGHPEKVPKILQAYSYGYLGIVLSIFLAIVTINMTRIKQKMLLPRILFQFLMSRGVQKGLMLTSTKGSIKDAIQQSWLLLATFIDRISFIIYLTFYIIGLFTLF; from the exons ATGCATTTCATTCTATTCATTTcggtattttcaattaattttgaccAAATCAGTTCcataatttataaagaaaacattaCAG atttctcAAAATGTAAAACACATTTTTCATCATCCCAAGGGAAATACACCGATTTCTTCCAAATAATTAACCGAGAATCAAATTCAACTCAAGATTTAATCgttgattttcatttttctgtTTTGGCCCAAAGCGACGCTcacattttattaacaccATCAAAACGCATCAACAATAAAGACCCTGTTTATGAAATTGTTTTGGGAGCCGGAAGAAACTCGTATTCATCGATTAGAAGAGCGCTTCGAACTCAAATTAAGTCTACGATACgccataaatcaaaattattgtcGTTTTATGAACCTCAATCGTTTTGGTTACACGTTTCTCGAAATGGTTTAATTGAAATCGGCAGAGAAACACAatatttaccatttttaaCGTGGATAGATCCGGACCCGATTCCTTTAGAATATTTTAGTTTGAGTACATGGCCCGGGATTGAAGCAAAATGGTTTTATGATTGTTACAAGATTGATGTTAAG GAAGTCGGAAAGGTTTTGAGCAATAGAGAAAGATTGGTtgaagattatttaaaaaattattcaatttttgatgTCCCCATTTTTgaaagagataaaaaaattgatgtgtttttaaatttaaaacccaTCTTTATGAGTTTG aatgaaCCCGAACGGAAATTGGAatcaagatttattttaacccAG aAATGGATTGATTCAAAATTACAATGGAATTCAACAAATTACGGAAACATTCAATCGATTCAACCTCACATTTATCAAATTTGGACACCTAACACAAGATTTTTTTC AGTTgttgatgattttgaaaaatctagCAAAAACACAAAACTGCACGTAACTCAAAACGGTGAGGTAACGTTACAAGCTAATTTGGAGTTAAAAACGTGGTGTAACCCGGCGGATTTAGACGATTGGCCCAATGATAAACACATTTGTATATTCCCAATCGGCGTTTTCGTGGAttcgaataaaataaatctccATTACGATAATGGTTCATcggaaacaaataaaacaataaaaaatttagtttataaaaCCGAATGGGATATCGAATccgttgattttaaaaatggttacattgaaaataacgaaaaaattgatttcgaaattatttatcgtttaaaaaaaatttcttgtgTTTATTTTACGATTTATTTCGCACCCATTATAA tCATTTCAATTGGaactttattaactttttggGTTTCACCTTTAGGaggtttaaaaataactttggcCTGTTTTAATTTGGTACTGGTTACATTGATATTTGTTACAATTGCTATTTCATTACCAGGACATCCGGAAAAAGTACCGAAAATTC tTCAAGCGTATAGCTATGGATATTTGGGAATCgtattatcaatttttctgGCAAtagttacaataaatatgaCAAGGATTAaacagaaaatgttattaccaagaattttgtttcaatttttaatgagCAGAGGAGTTCAAAAAGGATTGATGTTAACTTCCACAAAG ggcTCAATAAAAGATGCTATTCAACAATCTTGGCTTTTGTTGGCGACTTTTATAGATAgaatttcatttataatttatttaacctTTTATATCATAGGATTgtttacacttttttaa